Part of the Kitasatospora sp. NBC_01266 genome, ATGACGCAGTTGTCGGACCAGGAGAGCATGCCCTCGGTGGGCAGGTCGAGGGTGACCAGGTTGGGCTTGCCGAGCTGCGCGACATCGCCCGAATACGCCATCGTCACAGCGGTGTTGCCCTGCTGGAAGGCGCTCAGGTAGTCGTTCCCGGTGAAGGAGCGGATCTGGCCGGAATCCTTGGCCTTGCGGACGTACTCCAGCGCCTGGTTGAACTGGGCGTCGGTGAAGTTCTCCGAGTCGAATCCCAGGGCCAGCAGCGCGATCGCGACGGTGTCCTCCATCTCGCTGAAGAGCGAGACCTTGCCCCGGAGGTCGGCCCGGGTGAAGACCTCCGCGAGCGAAGTGATCGGCTGCTTCACCAGGTCGGTGTTGTAGGCGAAGGTGGTGTAGCCGTAGGCCCACGGCACCGAGAAGAGGCGGCCCGGATCGGTGGCGTCCTTGATGACGCTGGGCAGCATCTTCGCGTGGTTGGGGATGTTCGCCAGGTCGAGTTCCTGGATGTAGTCGTACGCCCGGTACTTGGCCACCATGTAGTCGCTGACGACCATGAGGTCGTAGCCGGTGTCGATGCCCTTGACCAGCGCCGGGTCGACCTTCGTGTACCAGTCGTTGTTGTCGTTGATGATCTCCAGGTAGTCGACCTGGATGCCGCTCTGCTGGACGAAGGCGTCCAGCGTGGGCCGCTTGTTGGGGTCCTTCGGATCGACGTCGATGTAGGCCGGCCAGGTCGCGAAGACGACCTTCCGCTCGGTGGCGGAGTAGTCCTTGCCGGCCTGCCCCACCTCCTTGCCGCCGGGCGGAACGACATGACCCGGCACACCGCAGGCCGACAGCAGTCCGGTACCGGCCGCGGCCAGCCCTCCCGCTGTCACACCACGGAGCAGGGAGCGGCGGCTTATCGCGGCGGCCGCCGAATGGGAGCGGGTTCGGTTGGTGAACCGCACCAGATCGGCAAAACTGGGGCCCGTCATGGGGATGGAGTGGCCTTTCTGCAGAACGCGGGGGGCTGGCCGATGGTCCTTTCCAGCGGTGCCGGCGGGGGTAATTGCGCTGCGGCGACAGCGGATGGGGTCAGAGATTAGGGCTGGAACAACGGATTCCCTTGCCTAAACCCCGGATGACAGCGGAATCGTTACCAACATTGAGCGTTTCGCAACGTGCTCCGCATCGATGATCACCCTGCGTGATAGCGACCGCTCTTGGCCACCTACACCTTGTAAAAGGCGCAACAGAAGGTCTGCTCATCTGGCAGTGGGACGGCGCGGGGGCCAGGCGGGATGATCTCCGCACCGCCCACCGATGGGGGGACGGGTGTCCAGCTCCGCCGGCCGGGCTTACGGGGTGTCACCCCGGAACGCTGGAGCGACACACTCTGCCTCCCCCCGGTGCTGCCACGGGCGGATAGCGTCCCTCCATGACCAACAGCTTCGCCCTGCACATTCCCGACGTCGACCTCGAACCGGAGCCGCTGGATCCGTCGCAGATCGTCTCCGGCACGCCCCAGGTCACCGGCAGGGTGCTCTGGGAGTCCCCGGACGGCCGGCAGCTGCGCGGGATCTGGCAGATCACCCCCGGCGTGGTGACGGACACCGAGGCCGACGAACTCTTCGTGGTGGTCAGCGGCCGGGCCACCGTCGAGATCGCCGGCGGCCCCACCCTGGAGGTGGGACCGGGCGACGTCGCCGTCCTGCACGAGGGTGACCGGACCACCTGGACGGTGCACGAGACGCTGCGGAAGGCCTACGCCATCACGCTGCGCGAACCCGCCTGATCCCCCTCTGCCCCCGCTACCCCCACACCCCTCCCTCGCACGAAGGAACACCCTCATGGATCCCGCCTCCTCCCTGCAGGACGTCAAGCCGGTCCCGTTCTGGCTGGACGACCCCGCGCGCCCCGAGGCCGGTTCCGCTCTGGTCGGCGACGTCCACTGCGACCTGCTCGTGGTCGGCGGCGGCTACAGCGGCCTGTGGACGGCGTTGATCGCCAAGGAGCGGGACCCCTCGCTGGACGTGGTCCTGATCGAGGGACAGCGGATCGGCTGGGCGGCCTCCGGGCGCAACGGCGGCTTCTGCGCCGCCAGCCTCACCCACGGTCTCGGCAACGGCCAGCAGCGCTGGCCCGGCGAGCTGGCCCGGCTCGAGAAGCTGGGCGCGCAGAACCTGCAGGCCATCGAGGACAGCATCAAGCGCTACTCGATCGACTGCGACTGGGAGCGCACCGGCGAGATCGACGTGGCGACCGAGCCCTACCAGCTGGACGACCTGCACGAATTCGCCGAAATGGCGGCCCAGTTCGGCGGCGACTGCACCGTCCTGGACGCCGAGGCGGTCCGCGCCGAGCTCAACTCCCCGACCTACCTCGGCGGGCTCTGGGACAAGGACGGCGTGGGCATGGTCAATCCGGCCAAACTCGCCTGGGGCCTGACGCAGGCCTGCCTGGACCTGGGCGTGCGGGTCTTCGAACACACCGAGGCGACCGCGCTGGCCGAGGCCGGTGCGGGACTGGCCGTGCGCACGCCCTACGGCCGGATCTTCGCCGGCCGGGTCGCGCTCGGGACGAACGTCTTCCCCTCGCTGGTCCGCCGGGTCCGCGCCTACACGGTTCCGGTCTACGACTACGCGCTGATGACCGAGCCGCTGAGCACCGAGCAGCTCGCCTCCATCGGCTGGCGGAACCGGCAGGGGGTGGGGGACAGCGCCAACCAGTTCCACTACTACCGGCTCTCCGCCGACAACCGGATCCTCTGGGGCGGCTACGACGCGATCTACCACTACGGCGGCCGGGTCCGGGCCGAGTACGACCACCGTCCGCAGACCTACCAGACGCTGGCCACGCACTTCTTCCGGACCTTCCCGCAGCTGGAGGGCCTGCGCTTCACCCACGCCTGGGGCGGCGCGATCGACACCTGCACGCGGTTCTCCGCCTTCTTCGACACCGCCTACCGGGGCAAGGTCGCCCTCGCCGCCGGCTACACCGGCCTCGGGGTCGGTGCCACCCGCTTCGGCGCCGAAGTGATGCTCGACCTGCTGGCCGGCGAGCGCACCGAGCGGACCGCCCTGGAGATGGTGCGCCGCAAGCCGCTCCCCTTCCCTCCCGAGCCCGTGCGCTGGGCCGGCATCGAGCTGACCAAGCGCTCCCTCGACCAGGCCGACCGCAACGCGGGGCGGCGCAACCTCTGGCTCAAGACGATGGACCGCCTCGGGCTCGGCTTCGACTCCTGACCGGGTAGCAGCTGTCGGCACCCGAAGAGGGGCACCTCCGGGACGCGGTCGCGTCCCGGAGGTGCCCCTCTTCGTCTTCGTCATCCGCCCCCTGGCGCAGCGGCCCTACTGCTTGAACGACTTCAGGTAGCCCAGGGTCGGCGAGCCGAGACCGGAGACGTCGTTGTAGCCGGGCGTCGCCTTGAGCGTGTAGTCCGTCCCGAGGGTGTAGAGGTCGCCCTGCCGCACGCCGTTCAGCAGGCCCTTGTCGTAGGCCACGCCCTTCGTCTGCCCGCCCGGGTTGTCGGTGACCGGGTGGAAGGCCTGGGTGCCCAGCGACTGGTACTTGGCGTAGATCTCCGGGTTCGCGAAACCGATCGGGAAGCCCAGCGACTGCTCGGCGTCGCTCTGCTCCCCCGCGAACAGCGGGCAGGCGATGCTGGTGCCGCCGTAGCCCTGCTCGGCGAAGCCGGTGGTGCCGTCGGGCAGCTTCTGCGTGAAGCCGACCATCGTGGTCAGCAGCAGGTCGCCCTCCATGGCCACGTCCGGCACCTCGCGCATCGGCTGGCTCGCGGGCTGCCCGGTCAGCAGCGTGTCGGCGAGCGAGTCGGGCACGACGCCCTTCTGGTACCACGGCTGGGCGAAGTAGTTGCTGGTGCCGCCGCCGCTGCCGAAGATGAACGAGCCGGGCAGGCTCGACCAGGTGGTGCCGTTCTGCAGCGCCGCCTTGGAGTCGCCCATGCCGGTCTCGAACTCGTAGTTCTGGTTCTTGCCGATCCCGATGGCCGTCGCGCCGACCGCCGTCACCCACGGGATCGAGGGCTGGAAGGTGGTCTGCGGCTCGGAGGAGTAGGTGTCGCAGTTGACACCGGTGGCCACGATCGCCGGGGCGTCGTCGGCGCAGTCGCCGGAGGCGAAGTAGAAGCCGATGCCCTCGGCCGCACCCTCCTCGAACACCTGGTTGTAGGCGTTGATGAGCACCGGGGAGGTGTTGCCGTTGGTGTCGTAGAGGTCCTCGGTGTACGAGTCGGAGACGACGTCGGCGAGGTGGTTGTCGACGATGTCGGACTCGGCCGAGATGAAGTCGATGTCGTTGCAGGAGTTCGCGCCGACGTAGTTGATCTTCGCGTCGGGCGCCATGGTGTGCACCTCCTCGACGTCCAGCGACTCCTCGGGCGTCCAGTCACCGCAGGAGGACTGATCGGTGAAGTCGGCCGGGGTGCTCAGGTCGGCGAACTGTCCCGCCTTGAACTGCGGAAAGCCGCTGTACTTGTCGAAGGTGTCCACGTCGGACTCGATGGTCGACGAGCCGTAGGCATCCACGATCGCGACCGTGACGCCCTTGCCGCTCAGGCCGCTCTGCGGGATCTGGTACGCGCTGCGGAGCTGGCCGGGCAGGTAGCCGCACATGGTGTACGGCTGGTAACCGCCATAGGCCTTGGGCAGGTTCTTCGACGCGCTCTGGTCGTAGTAGCTGGTACACGGGTTCGCGCCTATGTACGGCGCGCCGTTCGGGCCCGTGACGAGCCGGTTGCCGGCGCTCGGGGCGGTGGCCGGGGCCGAGGCGGGCTTGTTGACGTGCGGCGCGTTGTCGAGCCCTTCGACGCCGACCACCGCGTCGGCCACGGCGGCCGGGACCAGCGCCGGGTGCTGCGGCGCGTAGTAGGTGTGGCCGCCGACGGCGTAGTTGTGCAGCGGGGTGCTGAACGCCGCCGTCAGCTGCGCGGCCGTCCCGGCGACGGAGACGTACTGCTCGGTGGACGAGGTGACCTTCAGCCCGGAGCCGGTGAGCCAGGAGCGCACCGCGGCGGACTGCGCGGCCGTCGGGCCGAAGCGCGCGTTCTGCTGAGCCGGCGTCAGGTAGTGGTGGTACTCCGGGCTGCCCGGGGACGAGACCGCCTGGGCGTACGCGGCCAGACCGCTCGGGTCCTGACTGCTCAGCAGGACCTCGACGGACATCCTGCTGCTCGCCGGGACAGCACCCTGGTCGGCCCGCGCCGTCGCCCAGGACGGCTGACTGTCCGCCAGAGCCGCCGGGCCGGGACGCGCGGCCCCGGTCGCCGCCTGCGCCATGGTGCCGCTCAGGCCGAGCGCCAACGCGGCGACCACGGCGGACACGGCCGTGCGGCGGCCGCGCGCTGTTCGGTGGGGCATGGTGCTCCTTCACGCTGGAGTGGGAGGTGCCTTGCATGCTGAACAGGGCCTTGCTGTAGGGCTCTTGGGACCATGTGAAATTTCACATGTGCGGTATGGTATTGCGTCGATCTGAAGTCGTCCAGGGTCAGGGGCTGTTGGTCAGAGGCCGTTGGTCAGGGGCTGTTGGTCAAGGGCCGTTGGTCGGGGGCCGTTCACGCCCTGCGCGGCATATCCGCCCGTTTCGCGCCGCCCGCAGCAGCGACGTCCTGCTGCTCTCCAGCTCGCTCGGCCCGCTCGGCCACACCATCGCCGCTGGGCTCGGCCTGCCGAGCATCGGCGTGTACCTCCAACCACTCGCCGCCACCGGCGAGTTCGCTCCTCCCGTCACCAGCACCCGGTCCTGGGGACCGCTCGGCAACCGGCTCCCGGACCGGTTGCGCGCGTTCCTGTCCGCCGGCCCGCCACCGGTCTTCGTCGGTCCGGGCAGCGCCACCGTTCCCGACCCCGAGCAGCTGAGCCGAACCGTCGTGCGCGCCCTGCGTACGGCCGGGCTGCGCGGGGTGATTCAGCGCGGCTGGAGCCAACTGGCCAGCGAGGGCGACGACATGCTCACCATCGACGAGGTGCCGCACCACCTGCTCTTCCCCCACCTGGCCGCGGCCGTCCACCACGCGGGGGCGGGCACCACCGCGGCCGCACTGCGCGCGGGCATTCCGACCGTCCCCCTCCCCGTGCGGTTCGGCGCCGCGTTCTGGGGCGCCCGCCTCACCGCCCTGGGCGTCGCCCCCACCGCGATCCCGCTTTGCCGGCTCACCGCCGAAGCGCTGACCGCGCGGCTCTCGTCCAGACCACGACCGACCCGTCCTACCTCCGCCGCGCCCAGGCCCTGGCCGCCCGCATCCGCCAGGAGGACGGCACCGGCCCGGTCCTGGCCGCGGTGAACCAGCTCGGCAACTCCCCGGCGCACCCTGCGAGCTCGGACTGACCTGCGACCTCGGACTGACCTGAGAACTTCCGCTCCCCGGAGGAGAACGGCAGACCCGCGCGGTCTGCGGTCGCGCGGGCCGCCCGGTTCAGAGCATCGCCTTCTGGGGCTGCGTGGGCACCACGATGACCGTGGTGGTGCCGGCGGACAGGGCCGCCGTGAACTCCCGTTCCAGGTCCTCGCCGGACTTCACCTCGACCGCGCGGCAGCCGAAGCCGCGGGCCACGGAGGCGATGTCGAGCCCGGGCAGGTCGAGTCCCGGCACGCCCGGAGTCTGCTCCAGCACCGCGAACGACTTGAGGATGGAGTACTCGTGGTTGCGCATGACCACGTAGACGATGGGCAGGTCGTGCTGCGCCGCCGTCCAGATGGCCTGCACCGAGTACTGGAAGGAGCCGTCGCCGATCAGGCCGACCACCGGCCGGACGACGCCCCGGTCCCGGTCGCCGAGCGCGACGCCCACCGCCGCGGGGGTGCCCCAGCCGATGCCGCCGCTGGCCGTGGCGAAGAACGATCCGGTCCGGGTGGTGGGCAGCCACTCGAGCTGCTGCGCCATCGTGGACGTCGACTCGTTGACGATGACCGCGTCGGCCGGCCGGACCCGGCTCAGCGCGGCATAGACCTCCGGCGGGGTGAGCGGGCTGTTCGGCGTCTGCGGAAGCTCCCGGGGCCGCGCCATCGGCTCCGGGGCGGTCCGCGTCGATCCCTCCGCGACCAGGTCCAGGAGCAGCTCGATCGCCAACCCGGGATCACCCAGCAGGCTGTCGCCCACCCGCGCCGCCGCGGCGGCCGCCGGATCGCCGGTGATCTGCAGCAGCGCGGTGCCGTCGGGCAGGTAGTCGCCGGGGACGTAGGGGTAGTAGCGGAACACCTCCGCGCCGATCACGACCACCAGGTCGTGTCCCGCCAGCCGGTCGCTGATGGTCTTCACCGACATGCCGAGCGGACCGCCGAACAGCCGGTGGTCCTCCGGGAAGGCGGCGCGGTCCGGCAGCGGGGCGCCGTAGACGCGAGCGCTCAGCTTCTCCGCGAGGGCGATGGCGGCGTCCCATCCGCCGCTGCGGTCGACCTCCGGCCCGAAGACCAGCGCGGGACGGCGGCTGGCGGAGATGCGATCGGCGAAGCCGCGCAGCCGCTGCGGGTCGGGGGCGACGCGGTGGCTCACCGTCCGCACCCGGTCGAAGCCGGACAGCGGCCGGTTCCAGTCGTCCATCGGAATCGACAGGTAGACCGGTCCGGCCGGCGGCTGCAACGCCTCCGCGTAGGCCCGCATGAAGGCTTCCGGGACGTCTTCGGCGCGGGCCGGCTCGTAGGACCACTTCACCCACGGCTTCGGCAGCGTGGTGGCTTCCCGGTTGCCGAGATACGGCTCGCCGATCACCAGTTCCCGGTGCTGCTGCCCCGAGGTGACGATCAGGGGCGTGTTCGCGTGGGAGGCCGCCACCAGGTTGCCCACCGCGTTTCCCATCCCGGCCGAGGAGTGCACGTTGACCAGTGCGGGGCGGCCGGTCACCTGGGCGAACGCGTCGGCCATCGCGATGACGGACGCCTCCTGCAGGGCCAGGACGTAGCTGAAGTCCTCGGGGAAGTCCTGCAGGAAGGTCTGCTCGGTGGAACCCGGATTGCCGAAGACCGTGGTGAGCTTCAGGGTCCGCAGCAGGTCGTAGGTCACGCTGTGGACGGTGGATTGATCGGTCATCGCGTGCTGCCCGCCTTCCGTGCAGCGCCCGACGGAGTGCGGACGCATAGGACAATTCGGACACTCTATGCGGCGATCGCCTCATTCCCGCCAAGGCTCGCACGCACCCCCGGAGCACGTCCAGCGGGCCCCGGGGAGAAGTCGACGAACCGTCAGAACTGG contains:
- a CDS encoding ABC transporter substrate-binding protein, which translates into the protein MTAGGLAAAGTGLLSACGVPGHVVPPGGKEVGQAGKDYSATERKVVFATWPAYIDVDPKDPNKRPTLDAFVQQSGIQVDYLEIINDNNDWYTKVDPALVKGIDTGYDLMVVSDYMVAKYRAYDYIQELDLANIPNHAKMLPSVIKDATDPGRLFSVPWAYGYTTFAYNTDLVKQPITSLAEVFTRADLRGKVSLFSEMEDTVAIALLALGFDSENFTDAQFNQALEYVRKAKDSGQIRSFTGNDYLSAFQQGNTAVTMAYSGDVAQLGKPNLVTLDLPTEGMLSWSDNCVIPNFARHKTNAEKLLNYYLEPDVCAALDDYINYIPSVDGAVAALQQLDPTAAAVPLIVPTQEMQDKARGFMALSIAQLDDYTSRFQQITGQ
- a CDS encoding cupin domain-containing protein, whose translation is MTNSFALHIPDVDLEPEPLDPSQIVSGTPQVTGRVLWESPDGRQLRGIWQITPGVVTDTEADELFVVVSGRATVEIAGGPTLEVGPGDVAVLHEGDRTTWTVHETLRKAYAITLREPA
- a CDS encoding NAD(P)/FAD-dependent oxidoreductase — translated: MDPASSLQDVKPVPFWLDDPARPEAGSALVGDVHCDLLVVGGGYSGLWTALIAKERDPSLDVVLIEGQRIGWAASGRNGGFCAASLTHGLGNGQQRWPGELARLEKLGAQNLQAIEDSIKRYSIDCDWERTGEIDVATEPYQLDDLHEFAEMAAQFGGDCTVLDAEAVRAELNSPTYLGGLWDKDGVGMVNPAKLAWGLTQACLDLGVRVFEHTEATALAEAGAGLAVRTPYGRIFAGRVALGTNVFPSLVRRVRAYTVPVYDYALMTEPLSTEQLASIGWRNRQGVGDSANQFHYYRLSADNRILWGGYDAIYHYGGRVRAEYDHRPQTYQTLATHFFRTFPQLEGLRFTHAWGGAIDTCTRFSAFFDTAYRGKVALAAGYTGLGVGATRFGAEVMLDLLAGERTERTALEMVRRKPLPFPPEPVRWAGIELTKRSLDQADRNAGRRNLWLKTMDRLGLGFDS
- a CDS encoding S53 family peptidase — translated: MPHRTARGRRTAVSAVVAALALGLSGTMAQAATGAARPGPAALADSQPSWATARADQGAVPASSRMSVEVLLSSQDPSGLAAYAQAVSSPGSPEYHHYLTPAQQNARFGPTAAQSAAVRSWLTGSGLKVTSSTEQYVSVAGTAAQLTAAFSTPLHNYAVGGHTYYAPQHPALVPAAVADAVVGVEGLDNAPHVNKPASAPATAPSAGNRLVTGPNGAPYIGANPCTSYYDQSASKNLPKAYGGYQPYTMCGYLPGQLRSAYQIPQSGLSGKGVTVAIVDAYGSSTIESDVDTFDKYSGFPQFKAGQFADLSTPADFTDQSSCGDWTPEESLDVEEVHTMAPDAKINYVGANSCNDIDFISAESDIVDNHLADVVSDSYTEDLYDTNGNTSPVLINAYNQVFEEGAAEGIGFYFASGDCADDAPAIVATGVNCDTYSSEPQTTFQPSIPWVTAVGATAIGIGKNQNYEFETGMGDSKAALQNGTTWSSLPGSFIFGSGGGTSNYFAQPWYQKGVVPDSLADTLLTGQPASQPMREVPDVAMEGDLLLTTMVGFTQKLPDGTTGFAEQGYGGTSIACPLFAGEQSDAEQSLGFPIGFANPEIYAKYQSLGTQAFHPVTDNPGGQTKGVAYDKGLLNGVRQGDLYTLGTDYTLKATPGYNDVSGLGSPTLGYLKSFKQ
- the mdlC gene encoding benzoylformate decarboxylase, with amino-acid sequence MTDQSTVHSVTYDLLRTLKLTTVFGNPGSTEQTFLQDFPEDFSYVLALQEASVIAMADAFAQVTGRPALVNVHSSAGMGNAVGNLVAASHANTPLIVTSGQQHRELVIGEPYLGNREATTLPKPWVKWSYEPARAEDVPEAFMRAYAEALQPPAGPVYLSIPMDDWNRPLSGFDRVRTVSHRVAPDPQRLRGFADRISASRRPALVFGPEVDRSGGWDAAIALAEKLSARVYGAPLPDRAAFPEDHRLFGGPLGMSVKTISDRLAGHDLVVVIGAEVFRYYPYVPGDYLPDGTALLQITGDPAAAAAARVGDSLLGDPGLAIELLLDLVAEGSTRTAPEPMARPRELPQTPNSPLTPPEVYAALSRVRPADAVIVNESTSTMAQQLEWLPTTRTGSFFATASGGIGWGTPAAVGVALGDRDRGVVRPVVGLIGDGSFQYSVQAIWTAAQHDLPIVYVVMRNHEYSILKSFAVLEQTPGVPGLDLPGLDIASVARGFGCRAVEVKSGEDLEREFTAALSAGTTTVIVVPTQPQKAML